In Streptomyces puniciscabiei, a single genomic region encodes these proteins:
- a CDS encoding trypsin-like serine peptidase, translated as MFSYRKPSSSRIRRVTVAAVCGAALGGAIPAAQAQAAGSPTPSAGQEARQAARFWTAQRMADAKPLDAARTAPAGTGPGVAAAGRPQGTLFKGTPLVGTFFGSDGPSGTTWHCTGSVIDTSVRSVVLTAAHCALNMKSDYVFVPQFVQGAGPDQQPYGIFHIQHVYIDPRYTPDKGSSTTKGPSSDLDTAFARVSANQKGQSLQDAVGGGLTFTRPSGYAQKNVTVVGYPSYQHNNAGQAVKCTVPTTQLPGYRQMSMTCGGYYGGTSGSPWITDYQDGALTGHVIGNLGGYNGGGNDANVDYISYAPAFGADAANLLADAVAGQDPPSGLPPYTGLQLPGGAARWKGAALMASADYTGDQLGDLLVVWSDGGVTLYPGDGKGGFGAEKRLLKANSTWTHARSITGGTFGGTRPGLLVRWSDGEVTLYPALGASGVGREVQMAKPKSDWQNAVQLTAGQFHGAKGATDLLVRRSDGSLVLYTGIRSGSFGTGKRLVGPNGTWTKAALLTGGAFKGTSGADLLVRWSDGSLDSCTGISAAGLGTRSRLVGPNGTWTHAQVMTSGDFTADHTGNDLVVRWSDGETSLYAETGAKSLGTETTLVSQGS; from the coding sequence TTGTTCTCGTACAGAAAGCCGTCCTCGTCCCGCATACGCCGGGTGACCGTCGCCGCGGTGTGCGGCGCCGCCCTCGGCGGGGCGATTCCGGCCGCGCAGGCCCAGGCCGCCGGGTCGCCGACGCCCTCCGCCGGACAGGAGGCCCGGCAGGCCGCGCGGTTCTGGACCGCGCAGCGCATGGCGGACGCCAAGCCGCTGGACGCGGCCCGCACGGCACCCGCCGGAACCGGCCCGGGGGTCGCGGCGGCGGGACGGCCCCAGGGCACCCTGTTCAAGGGGACGCCGCTGGTCGGGACGTTCTTCGGCTCCGACGGGCCGAGCGGTACCACCTGGCACTGCACCGGCAGCGTCATCGACACCTCCGTGCGCAGCGTCGTCCTCACCGCGGCCCACTGCGCGCTGAACATGAAGAGCGACTACGTCTTCGTGCCCCAGTTCGTGCAGGGCGCCGGCCCGGATCAGCAGCCGTACGGCATCTTCCACATCCAGCACGTCTACATCGACCCCCGGTACACGCCCGACAAGGGCTCGTCGACCACCAAGGGCCCCTCGTCCGACCTGGACACCGCGTTCGCCCGGGTCTCGGCCAACCAGAAGGGCCAGAGCCTTCAGGACGCGGTGGGCGGCGGACTGACCTTCACCCGCCCCAGCGGCTACGCGCAGAAGAACGTCACCGTCGTCGGTTACCCCTCCTACCAGCACAACAACGCGGGCCAGGCCGTCAAGTGCACCGTGCCGACGACCCAGCTCCCCGGCTACCGGCAGATGTCCATGACCTGCGGCGGCTACTACGGCGGCACGTCCGGCAGCCCCTGGATCACCGACTACCAGGACGGGGCCCTCACCGGCCACGTCATAGGCAACCTCGGCGGCTACAACGGCGGCGGCAACGACGCGAACGTCGACTACATCAGCTACGCCCCGGCGTTCGGCGCCGACGCCGCCAACCTCCTCGCCGACGCGGTGGCCGGCCAGGACCCGCCCTCCGGTCTGCCGCCGTACACGGGCCTGCAGTTGCCCGGCGGCGCGGCCCGCTGGAAGGGCGCCGCGCTGATGGCCTCCGCCGACTACACCGGTGACCAGCTCGGCGATCTGCTCGTCGTCTGGTCCGACGGCGGGGTCACGCTGTACCCCGGGGACGGCAAGGGCGGGTTCGGGGCCGAGAAGCGGCTGCTGAAGGCCAACTCCACCTGGACGCACGCCCGGAGCATCACCGGCGGGACCTTCGGCGGCACCCGGCCGGGCCTGCTGGTGCGCTGGTCCGACGGCGAGGTCACCCTCTACCCGGCCCTCGGTGCCTCCGGGGTGGGCCGCGAGGTGCAGATGGCCAAGCCCAAGTCCGACTGGCAGAACGCCGTGCAGCTCACCGCCGGGCAGTTCCACGGCGCCAAGGGCGCGACCGACCTGCTGGTGCGCCGGTCCGACGGCAGCCTGGTGCTGTACACCGGGATCCGCTCCGGCTCCTTCGGCACCGGCAAGCGGCTCGTCGGGCCGAACGGCACCTGGACCAAGGCCGCGCTGCTCACCGGCGGCGCCTTCAAGGGCACGAGCGGCGCGGACCTGCTCGTGCGCTGGTCCGACGGCTCGCTCGACAGCTGCACCGGCATCTCGGCCGCCGGGCTCGGCACCCGGTCCCGGCTGGTCGGCCCCAACGGCACCTGGACGCACGCCCAGGTCATGACCTCCGGTGACTTCACCGCCGACCACACCGGCAACGACCTCGTCGTGCGCTGGTCCGACGGCGAGACCTCGCTGTACGCCGAGACCGGCGCCAAGTCCCTCGGCACCGAGACCACGCTCGTCTCGCAGGGCAGCTGA
- a CDS encoding serine hydrolase domain-containing protein, whose product MRIDVHGTVAEGFEGVREEFAAVLAGERDDPGAQLVVYRHGRRVVDLWGGDGIDGNSLTTLYSIAKGAAHLVVAMLVQEGVLDLGREVAAYWPEFGAHGKDRLTLGELLEHRAGLVGDAEQAFTVEELADDRITAARLAQRRPLWEPGTAWGYHAFVIGALTGEVVRRVTGRSIQELYEERIRAPYGLDYYLGLPAEAEKRWVDVQPLLPTPEEAALLKERAAAPDSIRGIAFSAHGPEPIDLVAFGNHPRVKALGPTSSGGVGNARGVAGMYAAAISTVDGRPPLLTPATAALFAELRTPGGPDLVVGSENHFARGFEHTPALYPFLDAGTFGHSGATGSLGFADPAHGIAYAYTRRRFSFPSGVGAAPENGRLAESVLRAAASL is encoded by the coding sequence ATGCGGATCGACGTGCACGGAACGGTGGCGGAGGGCTTCGAGGGCGTCCGCGAGGAGTTCGCGGCGGTGCTCGCCGGGGAGCGGGACGATCCTGGCGCACAGCTGGTGGTGTACCGGCACGGGCGGCGTGTGGTGGACCTGTGGGGCGGTGACGGCATCGACGGGAACTCGCTGACGACCCTGTACTCCATCGCCAAGGGAGCCGCCCACCTCGTCGTCGCCATGCTGGTGCAGGAAGGGGTGCTCGACCTGGGTCGTGAAGTCGCCGCCTACTGGCCGGAGTTCGGCGCGCACGGCAAGGACCGGCTGACACTGGGCGAGCTGCTGGAGCACCGGGCCGGACTCGTCGGCGATGCCGAACAGGCCTTCACCGTCGAGGAGTTGGCGGACGACCGGATCACCGCGGCCCGGCTGGCGCAGCGCAGGCCGCTGTGGGAGCCGGGCACCGCCTGGGGCTACCACGCCTTCGTCATCGGCGCCCTCACCGGCGAGGTGGTACGCCGGGTGACCGGGCGGTCCATCCAGGAGCTGTACGAGGAGCGGATCCGGGCGCCGTACGGGCTCGACTACTACCTGGGGCTGCCCGCGGAGGCCGAGAAGCGCTGGGTGGACGTGCAGCCGCTGCTGCCGACCCCGGAGGAGGCCGCGCTGCTGAAGGAGCGGGCGGCGGCTCCGGACAGCATCCGGGGCATCGCCTTCAGCGCGCACGGGCCGGAGCCGATCGACCTCGTGGCCTTCGGCAACCACCCCCGGGTGAAGGCGCTCGGGCCGACGTCCTCCGGCGGTGTGGGCAACGCGCGCGGGGTCGCCGGGATGTACGCGGCGGCCATCAGCACCGTGGACGGCAGGCCGCCGCTGCTCACACCCGCGACCGCGGCCCTGTTCGCCGAGCTGCGCACCCCGGGCGGTCCCGACCTGGTCGTCGGCAGCGAGAACCACTTCGCGCGCGGCTTCGAGCACACCCCCGCGCTCTACCCGTTCCTCGACGCCGGCACCTTCGGGCACAGCGGCGCGACCGGCTCGCTGGGCTTCGCCGACCCGGCACACGGCATCGCGTACGCCTACACCCGGCGCCGGTTCTCCTTCCCCTCCGGGGTGGGCGCCGCCCCGGAGAACGGCCGTCTGGCCGAGTCCGTCCTGCGGGCGGCCGCCTCCCTGTGA
- a CDS encoding histidine phosphatase family protein, with translation MGDLFLVRHGETEWSRSGRHTGWTDVPLTEHGREEARRLGPLIRSHRIGAAFVSPLQRARETAELIGIPDARVDADLREWDYGGYEGVTTVEIQRSRPGWFLFTDGVAPGPPEHPGETPEQVGERADRMLAKVDATLAGSEDGVVLIAHGHFLRVLTARRLGLPPRHGALFQLATGTLCRLGTEHERPVVAGWNIRPRE, from the coding sequence GTGGGTGACCTCTTTCTCGTCCGGCACGGTGAGACCGAGTGGTCGCGGTCCGGACGGCACACCGGCTGGACCGACGTGCCCCTCACCGAGCACGGGCGGGAGGAGGCACGCCGGCTGGGGCCACTGATCCGCTCGCACCGGATCGGGGCCGCGTTCGTCAGCCCCCTGCAGCGGGCCCGGGAGACGGCCGAGCTGATCGGGATCCCGGACGCCCGGGTCGACGCCGACCTGCGCGAATGGGACTACGGCGGGTACGAGGGCGTGACCACCGTCGAGATCCAGCGGAGCCGGCCGGGCTGGTTCCTGTTCACGGACGGGGTCGCGCCGGGGCCGCCGGAGCACCCGGGCGAGACCCCGGAGCAGGTCGGCGAGCGCGCCGACCGGATGCTGGCCAAGGTCGACGCCACCCTCGCCGGCTCCGAGGACGGTGTCGTGCTGATCGCCCACGGCCACTTCCTGCGCGTCCTCACCGCCCGCCGCCTCGGCCTCCCGCCCCGGCACGGGGCCCTGTTCCAGCTGGCGACGGGCACCCTGTGCCGGCTGGGGACGGAGCACGAGCGGCCGGTGGTGGCGGGGTGGAACATCCGGCCGCGGGAGTAG
- a CDS encoding acyl-CoA thioesterase: protein MSEPFSVRVTVRGYETDTQGHLNQSVYLNYAEHARWSLLQAAGISQARLVGRGVGPVALETTIRFRRELLAGDEVEVTCEFEWGGGRTFRVVQEIRKTDGTLAAEVSGVGGLLDLKERKLVADPREVFKELTTDLALFGL, encoded by the coding sequence GTGAGCGAACCGTTTTCCGTGCGCGTGACCGTCCGCGGCTACGAGACCGACACCCAGGGACACCTCAACCAGTCCGTGTACCTCAACTACGCGGAGCACGCCCGCTGGTCGCTGCTGCAGGCGGCCGGCATCAGCCAGGCCCGGCTGGTGGGCCGGGGTGTCGGTCCGGTGGCGCTGGAGACGACGATCCGTTTCCGGCGCGAACTGCTCGCCGGCGACGAGGTCGAGGTGACCTGTGAGTTCGAGTGGGGCGGCGGCAGGACCTTCCGGGTCGTGCAGGAGATACGCAAGACCGACGGCACCCTGGCGGCCGAGGTCAGCGGGGTGGGCGGCCTGCTGGATCTCAAGGAGCGCAAGCTGGTCGCCGACCCGCGGGAGGTCTTCAAGGAACTGACGACGGACCTCGCCCTGTTCGGCCTGTAG
- a CDS encoding NAD(P)H-binding protein has product MILVTGATGTIGSDVVRQLAARGEKVRALTRDPAKARVPAGVEVVRGDFHEPASLGAALEGVTAAFLLRPPGPDEGRDAALVAAADAAGVRRLVKLSAIGTGDPAVGPSGLWHLDGERAVRDSGAEWTVLRPSSFASNTLSWAEPLRAGEPVPNMTGDGESGVIDPRDVAAVAVRALVDAGHAGRTYTLTGPEAITVPGQTAVLADVLGRPVPVRNLSLDQTREFLRTAWGFDEERADGILTGVAFVRDGGNAVVTEDVPEVLGRPARTFREWAEDHKEAFGAD; this is encoded by the coding sequence ATGATTCTGGTGACGGGTGCCACGGGCACCATCGGGAGTGATGTCGTACGACAGCTGGCCGCGCGCGGTGAGAAGGTGCGCGCCCTGACCCGCGACCCGGCGAAGGCGCGGGTCCCCGCCGGGGTGGAGGTGGTGCGCGGGGACTTCCACGAGCCGGCGTCCCTCGGAGCCGCGCTGGAAGGTGTGACGGCCGCCTTCCTGCTGCGTCCGCCCGGCCCGGACGAGGGCCGGGACGCGGCGCTGGTCGCGGCGGCCGACGCGGCGGGCGTACGACGGCTGGTCAAGCTCTCCGCCATCGGCACCGGCGACCCGGCGGTCGGCCCCTCCGGGCTCTGGCACCTGGACGGCGAGCGTGCCGTGCGCGACAGCGGAGCCGAGTGGACCGTGCTGCGGCCGTCGTCGTTCGCCTCCAACACGCTGAGCTGGGCGGAGCCGCTCCGGGCGGGCGAGCCGGTGCCCAACATGACCGGGGACGGGGAGTCGGGCGTGATCGATCCGCGCGATGTGGCAGCGGTCGCCGTCCGCGCGCTCGTCGACGCCGGGCACGCGGGGCGGACTTACACCCTGACCGGGCCCGAGGCCATCACTGTCCCCGGCCAGACCGCCGTGCTCGCCGACGTCCTGGGCCGCCCGGTCCCGGTCCGGAACCTGTCGCTGGACCAGACCCGTGAATTCCTGCGCACCGCCTGGGGTTTCGACGAGGAGCGTGCGGACGGCATCCTGACCGGCGTCGCGTTCGTCCGCGACGGCGGCAACGCGGTGGTCACCGAGGACGTGCCCGAGGTACTGGGCCGCCCGGCCCGGACCTTCCGGGAGTGGGCCGAGGACCACAAGGAGGCCTTCGGCGCGGACTGA
- a CDS encoding helix-turn-helix domain-containing protein has protein sequence MPNSTAAPDTAAWQVRSTPEVLRPWLAGVRTVSFAEPPEEAFVHLPDAVTKVVLRVTADGRRDVLAVGPRVRASYHEGKSRISCVELRLAPGTARPLLGVPATGLVGRVARLEELPGGAGGRLAREMHRLEPRDALPHLTEVLPGLLSDAVDPDRTALLRAGVAALSVRLDRAPAQVREVARELAVSERQLRNLFAEGVGVSPKHYARIDRVRTVVTWAGSARWSELAAATGYFDQSHMTSDFRALMGVPPRSYVTGRLPAVTPCQVGPRA, from the coding sequence GTGCCGAACTCCACCGCCGCGCCCGACACCGCCGCCTGGCAGGTCCGCAGCACGCCCGAGGTGCTGCGCCCCTGGCTCGCCGGGGTGCGGACCGTGTCCTTCGCCGAGCCGCCCGAGGAGGCGTTCGTCCATCTGCCCGACGCGGTGACCAAGGTGGTGCTGCGGGTGACGGCGGACGGGCGGCGTGACGTGCTGGCCGTCGGGCCGCGGGTGCGGGCCTCCTACCACGAGGGGAAGAGCCGCATCTCCTGTGTGGAGCTGCGCCTCGCACCGGGTACGGCCCGGCCCCTGCTGGGTGTTCCGGCCACCGGACTGGTCGGCCGGGTCGCGAGGCTGGAGGAACTGCCGGGCGGGGCGGGGGGCCGGCTGGCGCGCGAGATGCACCGGCTGGAGCCCCGGGATGCGCTGCCGCACCTCACCGAGGTGCTGCCCGGGCTGCTGTCCGACGCCGTGGATCCGGACCGTACGGCACTGCTGCGGGCGGGCGTGGCGGCGTTGTCCGTACGGCTGGACCGGGCGCCCGCGCAGGTCCGGGAGGTCGCCCGGGAACTGGCCGTCAGCGAGCGTCAGTTGCGGAACCTGTTCGCCGAGGGCGTCGGGGTCTCGCCCAAGCACTACGCCCGTATCGACCGCGTCCGTACGGTCGTCACCTGGGCCGGGAGCGCCCGCTGGTCCGAACTCGCCGCCGCCACCGGCTACTTCGACCAGTCGCACATGACGTCCGACTTCCGTGCCCTGATGGGGGTGCCGCCCAGGTCGTACGTCACCGGCCGGCTGCCCGCGGTGACGCCCTGCCAGGTGGGACCGCGGGCCTGA
- a CDS encoding 3'-5' exoribonuclease domain-containing protein, translated as MSARRVKPSRCISVDIEADGPIPGPYSMLSIGAAVAGTQDADGFTPADPEERTFYRELRPISGEFVPEALAVSGLDRDRLTAQGAEPAVALAEFSAWVGEVSAGAQPVMCGYPASYDWTFLYWYLIRFTGESPFGHSGCLDMKTLYATKAGLPLRAVAKGTMPRELLSRRRHTHHALDDAIEQAELLANLMAWPGPGPGASVPRSG; from the coding sequence ATGTCCGCACGACGCGTCAAGCCCAGCCGCTGCATCTCCGTCGACATCGAGGCCGACGGGCCCATCCCGGGGCCGTACTCCATGCTGAGCATCGGGGCGGCCGTGGCCGGCACCCAGGACGCCGACGGCTTCACCCCGGCGGACCCGGAAGAGCGGACCTTCTACCGTGAACTGCGGCCGATCTCCGGCGAATTCGTCCCCGAGGCGCTGGCGGTGAGCGGCCTGGACCGGGACCGGTTGACCGCTCAGGGCGCCGAACCGGCCGTCGCGCTCGCCGAGTTCAGTGCCTGGGTCGGGGAGGTGAGCGCGGGTGCGCAGCCGGTGATGTGCGGGTATCCGGCGTCGTACGACTGGACGTTCCTGTACTGGTACCTGATCCGTTTCACCGGCGAGAGTCCCTTCGGGCACTCCGGCTGCCTGGACATGAAGACGCTGTACGCCACGAAGGCCGGGCTGCCGCTGCGGGCGGTGGCCAAGGGCACGATGCCGCGGGAACTGCTCTCCCGGCGCCGGCACACCCACCACGCCCTGGACGACGCGATCGAGCAGGCGGAGCTGCTGGCGAACCTCATGGCGTGGCCGGGTCCGGGTCCGGGCGCGTCGGTACCGCGATCTGGTTGA
- a CDS encoding TMEM175 family protein — protein MNESGRVEAFSDGVFAIAITLLILEIKVPKAGEHGGLWHALGAQWPSYAAYVVSFLVIGIMWVNHHQLFSYVARVDRTLMFLNLLLLMMVAAVPWPTAMLAEYLREDAASHAAAAVYSLVMVAMALAFQALWWHLTRTGHLFDARVDTTAARSTRARFALGSLGYPLTVGLAFVSAPLTLAAHGLLALYYGFNQIAVPTRPDPDPATP, from the coding sequence ATGAACGAGTCCGGCCGGGTCGAGGCCTTCAGCGACGGCGTGTTCGCCATCGCCATCACCCTGCTCATCCTGGAGATCAAGGTCCCCAAGGCGGGGGAACACGGCGGCCTGTGGCACGCGCTGGGCGCGCAGTGGCCCTCGTACGCCGCCTATGTGGTCAGCTTTCTGGTCATCGGCATCATGTGGGTCAACCACCATCAGCTGTTCAGCTACGTCGCCCGGGTCGACCGCACGCTGATGTTCCTCAACCTTCTGCTGCTGATGATGGTGGCCGCGGTGCCGTGGCCGACGGCCATGCTCGCGGAGTATCTGCGCGAGGACGCCGCCTCACACGCGGCGGCCGCCGTGTACAGCCTGGTCATGGTCGCCATGGCCCTCGCCTTCCAGGCCCTGTGGTGGCACCTCACCCGCACCGGCCACCTCTTCGACGCGCGCGTGGACACCACGGCGGCCCGGTCGACCCGGGCCCGGTTCGCCCTCGGCTCCCTCGGCTACCCGCTCACGGTGGGCCTGGCCTTCGTCTCGGCCCCGCTCACGCTGGCCGCGCACGGCCTGCTCGCCCTCTACTACGGCTTCAACCAGATCGCGGTACCGACGCGCCCGGACCCGGACCCGGCCACGCCATGA
- a CDS encoding nucleobase:cation symporter-2 family protein, protein MAAHPVDEKLPALKMATSGLQHVAAMYAGVVAPPLIVGAAVGLSGKDLTFLTGACLFTAGLATFLQTLGFWKVGARLPFVNGVTFAGVAPMTAIVASAKDKSDALPMIFGAVIVAGLLGFVAAPFFSKAVRFFPPVVTGSVITLIGVSLLPVAFNWAQGPNPAAHDYGSTANLTLAGITLLIVLLLRRFTRGFVKQIAVLLGLIIGTLIAIPFGVTDFSPVAHSAVVGFPTPFHFGAPTFHIAAILSMCVVMVVSMTESTADMLALGEIVERPADERTIAAGLRADTLGSALSPLFNGFMCSAFAQNIGLVAMTRIRSRFVVAVGGGFLVLMGLCPMAASLIAVVPRPVLGGAGIVLFGSVAASGIQTLVRAGLEKDNNVLIVAVALAVGIVPITAPDFYHAFPETARIVLDSGISTGCVTAVVLNLLFNHIGKGQEAEDVTHPMEAGEELTPAH, encoded by the coding sequence GTGGCCGCCCATCCTGTTGACGAGAAACTCCCCGCCCTCAAAATGGCGACCAGCGGCCTGCAGCACGTGGCCGCCATGTACGCGGGAGTCGTCGCCCCACCCCTGATCGTCGGCGCGGCCGTAGGCCTGTCCGGCAAAGACCTCACCTTCCTCACCGGAGCCTGTCTGTTCACCGCCGGGCTCGCCACCTTCCTGCAGACCCTCGGCTTCTGGAAGGTCGGCGCCCGCCTGCCCTTCGTCAACGGCGTGACCTTCGCCGGCGTCGCCCCCATGACGGCGATCGTCGCGTCCGCGAAGGACAAGTCCGACGCCCTGCCGATGATCTTCGGCGCGGTCATCGTCGCCGGTCTGCTCGGCTTCGTCGCCGCGCCCTTCTTCAGCAAGGCCGTCCGCTTCTTCCCGCCCGTCGTCACCGGCTCGGTCATCACCCTGATCGGCGTCTCCCTGCTCCCGGTCGCGTTCAACTGGGCCCAGGGGCCGAACCCCGCGGCGCACGACTACGGATCGACGGCCAACCTCACCCTGGCCGGCATCACCCTCCTCATCGTCCTGCTGCTGCGCCGCTTCACCCGCGGCTTCGTCAAGCAGATCGCGGTCCTGCTCGGCCTGATCATCGGCACGCTCATCGCGATACCCTTCGGCGTCACCGACTTCAGCCCCGTCGCACACTCCGCCGTCGTGGGCTTCCCGACCCCGTTCCACTTCGGCGCACCCACGTTCCACATCGCGGCGATCCTGTCGATGTGCGTGGTGATGGTCGTCTCCATGACGGAGTCCACCGCCGACATGCTGGCGCTCGGCGAGATCGTCGAACGCCCCGCCGACGAGCGGACCATCGCGGCCGGCCTGCGTGCCGACACCCTCGGCTCCGCCCTCAGCCCGCTGTTCAACGGGTTCATGTGCAGCGCCTTCGCCCAGAACATCGGCCTGGTCGCCATGACGAGGATCCGCAGCCGCTTCGTGGTCGCCGTCGGCGGCGGCTTCCTCGTGCTGATGGGCCTGTGCCCGATGGCCGCCTCCCTCATCGCCGTCGTGCCCCGCCCGGTCCTCGGCGGCGCCGGCATCGTCCTGTTCGGCTCGGTCGCCGCGAGCGGCATCCAGACCCTGGTCCGGGCTGGCCTGGAGAAGGACAACAACGTCCTGATCGTCGCCGTCGCCCTCGCGGTCGGCATCGTCCCGATCACCGCGCCGGACTTCTACCACGCCTTCCCCGAGACCGCGAGGATCGTCCTGGACTCCGGCATCTCCACCGGCTGTGTGACGGCCGTCGTCCTCAACCTCCTCTTCAACCACATCGGCAAGGGCCAGGAGGCCGAGGACGTCACGCACCCGATGGAGGCGGGGGAGGAACTCACACCCGCCCACTGA
- a CDS encoding 8-oxoguanine deaminase, whose protein sequence is MAPSAAQRIVIENCAIATVDAGDTEYASGHLVLAGNRIESVGAGQAPDGLENVVRRIDASGHLATPGLVNTHHHFYQWITRGLATDHNLFNWLVALYPTWARIDEQMTYVAAQGSLAMMARGGVTTAMDHHYVFPHGTGDLSGSIIRAAAEMGVRFTLARGSMDRSVKDGGLPPDFAVETLEGALAATEETVRTHHDASFDAMTQVAVAPCSPFSVSTELLKQGAELARRLGVRLHTHGSETVEEEKFCHELFGMGPTDYFESTGWLGEDVWMAHCVHMNDSDIAAFARTKTGVAHCPSSNARLAAGIARVPDMLRAGVPVGLGVDGTASNESGELHTELRNALLINRLGAHREAALNARQALRLGTHGGAQVLGRGDQIGSLEPGKLADVVLWRLDTLAHASIADPVTALVFGAAAPVTASFVNGEQIVENGRLLTVDEDAIARTTRAEAQRLARITAQA, encoded by the coding sequence CGTCATCGAGAACTGCGCGATCGCCACCGTGGACGCGGGCGACACCGAGTACGCCTCGGGACACCTCGTCCTCGCCGGCAACCGCATCGAGTCCGTCGGCGCGGGCCAGGCCCCCGACGGCCTCGAGAACGTGGTGCGCCGGATCGACGCGAGCGGCCACCTGGCCACCCCCGGTCTGGTCAACACCCACCACCACTTCTACCAGTGGATCACCCGGGGCCTGGCCACCGACCACAACCTGTTCAACTGGCTCGTCGCGCTCTACCCCACCTGGGCGCGCATCGACGAGCAGATGACCTACGTGGCCGCGCAGGGTTCCCTCGCCATGATGGCCCGCGGGGGTGTCACCACCGCCATGGACCACCACTACGTCTTCCCGCACGGCACCGGGGACCTGTCCGGCTCGATCATCCGGGCCGCCGCCGAGATGGGCGTCCGCTTCACGCTGGCCCGCGGCTCGATGGACCGCAGTGTCAAGGACGGCGGGCTGCCGCCGGACTTCGCCGTCGAGACGCTGGAGGGTGCGCTCGCGGCGACCGAGGAGACCGTGCGCACGCACCATGACGCCTCCTTCGACGCCATGACCCAGGTGGCCGTGGCCCCCTGCTCCCCGTTCTCGGTGTCGACCGAACTCCTCAAGCAGGGCGCGGAGCTGGCCCGCCGGCTGGGCGTACGGCTGCACACCCACGGCTCGGAGACCGTGGAGGAGGAGAAGTTCTGCCACGAGCTGTTCGGCATGGGCCCCACCGACTACTTCGAGTCCACCGGCTGGCTCGGCGAGGACGTGTGGATGGCGCACTGCGTCCACATGAACGACTCCGACATCGCCGCGTTCGCCCGCACGAAGACCGGCGTGGCCCACTGCCCGTCGTCCAACGCCCGCCTCGCCGCCGGCATCGCGAGGGTCCCCGACATGCTGAGGGCGGGCGTCCCGGTCGGCCTCGGCGTCGACGGTACGGCGTCCAACGAGTCCGGCGAACTCCACACCGAGCTGCGCAACGCCCTGCTGATCAACCGCCTCGGCGCGCACCGCGAGGCCGCGCTGAACGCCCGTCAGGCGCTCCGGCTCGGCACCCACGGCGGCGCCCAGGTCCTCGGCCGCGGCGACCAGATCGGCTCGCTGGAGCCGGGCAAGCTGGCCGACGTGGTGCTGTGGAGGCTGGACACCCTCGCCCACGCCTCCATCGCCGACCCGGTGACCGCGCTGGTCTTCGGCGCGGCGGCCCCGGTCACCGCGTCCTTCGTCAACGGCGAGCAGATCGTGGAGAACGGCCGCCTGCTCACCGTCGACGAGGACGCCATCGCCCGCACCACCCGCGCGGAGGCCCAGCGCCTCGCCCGGATCACGGCCCAGGCCTGA